The Xiphophorus couchianus chromosome 5, X_couchianus-1.0, whole genome shotgun sequence genome includes a region encoding these proteins:
- the LOC114143969 gene encoding tetraspanin-1-like: protein MCCTGFLKVMMFIFNGAIFLAGAAILGVGIWVTVDSDSLLGLVDKVVELPEDVFQLNYVGYVLIGVGAVLLIIGFLGCCGAIKESKCMLLTFFSIVLIIFIIEVAGGVVLFVFNDEVDQIFDSIENEVRTDIQKNYGNENDMTQVWNTTMEQFQCCGYKNYTDFEGSPFNNAGDRYPSPCCDGTGPCTSNAAQTANIKGCFVKLLELLEENSAIIAGVALGIAALEIAAMVVSMVLYCDAGKKGK, encoded by the exons ATGTGTTGCACAGGTTTCCTTAAAGTCATGATGTTCATCTTCAACGGTGCCATCTTT TTGGCAGGTGCGGCCATTTTGGGAGTTGGTATATGGGTGACGGTGGACAGTGACTCTTTGCTGGGTTTGGTGGACAAAGTGGTCGAGTTGCCAGAAGATGTCTTCCAGCTGAACTATGTAGGCTATGTGTTGATCGGTGTGGGCGCTGTGCTTTTGATCATTGGCTTTCTGGGATGCTGCGGCGCCATCAAAGAGAGCAAGTGTATGCTGCTGACG TTCTTCAGTATCGTGctgatcatcttcatcatcgAGGTTGCAGGAGGTGTGGTGCTGTTCGTCTTCAACGATGAG GTTGATCAAATCTTTGACAGTATAGAAAATGAAGTAAGGACAGACATTCAAAAAAACTATGGAAATGAGAATGATATGACCCAAGTCTGGAATACAACCATGGAGCAG TTTCAATGCTGTGGTTACAAGAACTACACAGATTTCGAAGGCTCCCCTTTCAACAACGCTGGAGATAGATACCCCTCACCATGCTGTGATGGCACAGGACCATGCACTTCAAATGCAGCACAAACAGCG AACATTAAAGGTTGCTTTGTTAAGCTGTTGGAGCTGTTGGAGGAAAACTCTGCGATCATTGCTGGTGTGGCTCTAGGAATAGCTGCCCTTGAG aTTGCTGCAATGGTGGTTTCTATGGTTCTCTACTGCGATGCTGGCAAAAAGGGAAAGTGA